In Etheostoma cragini isolate CJK2018 chromosome 19, CSU_Ecrag_1.0, whole genome shotgun sequence, the genomic window CATAATGTTGGACGGAAAGGTGAGATGGACGAGAGGGAAGATGaaaggagggatggagagatggagtaTTGGAGGGACAGAGGGctctggatggatggagggatgaagggTGGGGAGCAGAAGTGAGGAATGCCGCTTCTGGAGACTGAACGTTGGAGACTGGGAAAATAAGAATGGGGAAGACAAGTGCAGTGGAAGTTGATGCATCGTGATGAACTGTCTGACAAAAAAAGTCCGAAACATCACTGTTATCTGCGTAGGAAGGGAAGCATTACACCGCACACTGTCACAATGTGTTTGTTATCTGGAGAAACTGATCAATTCTTGTGAAAACCCACATACGAACTCAAAGGCACAGACAGTAATTCTTCTACAATAGTACACATGGTTTtatatgtgaaaatgtgaaaagtaaaaatgtgatttgcaTAAAGGAAACGGGAAATTTCACAACCTCACCTACAAAAACCCACATGTCCCATAAATTTACATGTGGGTATTAACCTGTGGTTTTTTGTAAGGGGGGGAAAAAGTTCacagaaacgcacacacaaTGCCTTACCTGTGATGTTGCCATAGTCACTACCATGAGAAGGTCTCAGGTTGCACTCGATGATGCTGGGGTCGCCTGACGACTGTGGAAAGCTGTGTGACAGCAGTGGAAACTTCCATAGCATCCCAGAGGAATGGGTAGATGGGAGAGACTGAAAGTGCGAAGTGAAAAACTGGAGCGTACCAAGGGAATCTCCACCATGGGACAATGAATGTCCGGTGCCCCCAAACGAACTGGGACAGTCCATTTTGGAGGGTGAGTGGGAAGGAGGAGGTAGAGGTGTGGGAGGAGGACTAAGAACTGAAGACATGATGTGAGATGATGTGGGAGGAGAAGGGAAGGACGGAATTGAGGGGTGAgcgggtgaggaggaggaggaaggaggcaGGTAGAAGTCTGAATCAAAAGCACAACTGTGCCTTGAATTTACAAATTCAGGGCTTTCTCCTCTCCCTACTCCGAATTCCCAGATCTGTCCGGAGGAATCTCCACTCGGAATCACAGGGAATTTTCTCTTACGCTGGGAGAGGAAAGCCTCAGAGAAGGAGTCCAGTTTCTGTGTGTACGTCCCGCTGCCGATGCCGATAGGTGATCTCTGCGGTAGGCACCCTGAGTCTAAAGCGTGGGTGTCTGCTGATCCTCTCCACCTGCCCTCTCCAGTCTGACTCGAGGGAGAGACAGTGAGCCAGGGTGCCTCAACGTCAGCTGGTTGGAGCTGGTCCTCACCTGAGCCACAACTGGACCCATAATCTTCTTCCCTTCCCAAAAAATTCTCACTCACTCTAGAATAATCGACACTGCTGTCACTAAAGCTCCCCGCAGCAGCTCTGCCGTAGGAAGTAGTTTGTTTAGCAtagtggctaacgttagcctccATGTTGTACACCGTTTCTCCTTTAGCCTCACAGCTAACATGGGCATAATTATTATAGGTGGCTCTGAGTTTACGCCTGACTACGTCCTCACTGCCACAATTCACTGTGTAGAAAACATCATTTGCGTTTCCGTAGCAATCACCTTTTCTATAAAAATTGTCTGCACCACTTTCACaactctccccctcctcccaaACATCCTCTTTTCTGCTACCGCTATACCAAGTTTCCGCAAAATTGCTTCCCAGCCCGCTTTCTCCGTCAAGATGGCCTCCCAGGTTGGCATCTCCGTCCAAACTGCTACCACTTGTGTTTAGGAAGCATCTGTCACCTCCACTGCTCCCCCTTCTTCCCCCTGACAAGGTGCTTGAAGTGGGAAAGGTGTTTGTGGATACTTCCCCTCTGCTTCCACACTGCTCCAGGGGGTCCCGGGAAGCCTGAGAGGACGGGTATCCTACTTTGGAGCTTTGAAGGCTAGGCATGGTGAGGTGAAAGGCTTGGCGGTggcggtggtggtggaggtTGGGGAAGGATTGGGTGGATGAAGGGTCGTCCATGATGGTTCGCTGGGTGTAGCTAGAGTCCCTAGagtagagagacagaaacatagTGGAGGTGTAAATGAACAAAATCATTAGCAGTAGCGCTTTAACTAGTACCCAGTTAGGTGTAGGTTTGGCCTTTTAGATCTTCTAACTGAGCATCGTGGAGGATGTAGTTATTGTGTGTTGAGCAAAATGGCCAGATCAGGTAACAAGAGTTGGCAATTCTCCAAAATCCCTTGTCAAAATAGTTTGTACAGAGCCCCATTTTCTGCTTACACTAGTCTACCTTGACTGATGCAGTTCGGTTTTGTTTGCCTTCAGATTAAACAGATTGAAAGACGGGTGACAGATTATCAATTGTGTGTGGAGATGTCTGCAATGTGGTCTGAAGAAACCTACGAACACTCGCCAAGAAGCTAGAGAGAAGGTCATTTTGCTAGCAAATGTGATGCTACGCTAAACAAAACCCTTGCAGCCTACTAAGGTTCTTTTCTGTCCTGTGACTGACTTGTTAGCTTGTTAGTAATTAAACTACAGACTTGTTCATTGCGTTGCATCAAATCTTGAAGTCTTCGttggtttttctttgtttctttctttgtttctttgtttcttgaAACCACATTCTGCTCTAAATAGGACAGTGAGTGAGTCAGAAAGAGAAAGTACGAAGGAAGATGAGATGAAGAGACAAATACAATGTATATATCTTGAGGGTTGTTTTTACCAGTCCTTGgcgctttctttctttttcacatatgtttctcctcttttgttcattttttcgGGTCCTGGTTGTTCTTCTGATTGTCTTCATCATTCTCTTTGACTTATTTATGCTCACTCGCTCTCCACTGTCTCAAGTGTTTGAATCATTATTTCCCCCTTCAGATTTTCAGCCTCTCACATagtccttcttctctctctctctctctctctctctctctctctctcttttgctatGTATCCTTtgactcactcacacacacacacacacacacacacacacacacacacacacacacacacagtctttcaAATACTTAAAGCAAAATGGACACACTAATGATACACAGACCAAATACACTgtttttacatgcacacaaacactcatttACTCATTCAATTgctcactgaaacacacacacacacgcacgcacacacacacacacacacacacacacacacacacacgcacacacacgcacacgcacacgcacacgcacacgcacacgcacacacacacacacacacacacacacacacacactttcacactcaTATACACTCTTGCAGGTGTCAGAAGGGACCAGCGAGTGATGTTGCCCTCTCTGCCTTTTTGTCGTCGTGGTAACCACATCCTGAGGAAACAAACGCTGACGGATCTCCCTCCTTTCAGCTATCTTTATCTCTGcccccctcctccatctctctgtctcttattctctctttctcaccgCACGCCttactttgttttctgtctctctctctagtcctgcttcttcttctgtcttttacttgcttttttttatccctctgCTTTTCTCAGTCTCTGTGCACTCTCTACTACTTGTATGTTGGTTGACCTTTGTAAATGTATCTGACTGCATgaagagtgataaaaaaatgtatgtgtgaaaaTTTGTCCTTCAGTACTCATTTCTGTGTGTGGCTCTGTGTGAATGTACATGCATACATCTTTCTGAGGCTACACAACAACTgtgttgtgttaatgtgtgtgtgtctgtgtgtgtgtatgtgtgtgtgtgtgtgtgtgtgcgcgtgtgtgtgtgtgtgtttgtgtgtgtgtgtttgtgtgtgagtgtgtgtgtgcgtgcgtgtgtgtgtgtgtgcagaaggTAGCATAGCTGTTTACCAGATCAAGATTCTCCGGCTGAGTCAGCTGACAGGAAATGAGAGATATTGAAACAGGAAGGAAGACAGCGACAAACGATGAGGTTCAGGGAACCCTCTAAATACCCCGCATTCCCACCTACTCACCCGTCCACTTACctaccacacaaacacacacacacacacacacacacacacacacacctttaactTGCCAACAAGATGTTTCAACCTTTGTTATGTCATAGGTCCTAACTTTAAAACATctactcacacatgcacatgcacgctTACAGCTATTTCAGAAGAGGGAACAATGCCTGCAAGATTACCAGTCGTCAGATCAAATTATTGTTGTCAAAAATGACATTATATTTTACTATAgcacatgtatatacatatatatatatatctgtccaaaaagtaaatgtatacaatcttagaaaataaaagtactcaaaAGAAGAGTCACTGCCTCTTAATTACATGTACACCACTGGAATGAACGTGCTTCATTCTACATCTAGAACACTGTGTGATCATTGTAGATAACTGCATGAAGAACTCTGAGAACTCAGtatacagtgtacagtatattctcCTGATCTATAACAACCTGTCCAGAAAATATTTATACTCAATCAAACACAAGATCATTTTCTTGTTGATACAGTTCACTCTTCTAAACAACACCATACCTGTGACACCTGCAAGACCCTGTAGGACTCCCAAATGTAGGCTACGTGTAATTCGTCAGTGACAGTTGTTTGTGAAACGCCGCCATTTGCAATCTGTGTTTAAGCGGTCCTCGCACTTTGCTTCCAtgaaacatgtgtgtgtgtgtgtgtgtgtaggtgagcATGTTAATGCTGAGGTGACTTGTACAGTGTACTTCTTCGCATTGCTAGAAACCTCAGCTTTAACATGCATATTAGATGATAATGTGGTTCCTACACAACAACCTCAACATTAGCATGCATGATCCCTTTGTCAATACTTTATTGATATGTTATATCACCTTTTGGAGCTTGGTTTAGGCTCAGACACCTCACTACAGTACATTTCCTGCAAATATTTGAGGTCGAAGATTCCATGGTAGACGCAAAGATTTCAGCTGCTGTAAAGCATGTTcgataaaaaaagattgtatcGATGTCGATATTTGAGTCATCGTTACATTGTGGGTAGGACTTGAGAACCAGGATCGATTCCATATTTTCTATCCTTCCACATGCAGCCAAACCATCCTGCTTTTGAGATTCTGCTGCTCCAAAGTTTGACCAAAATGAGTCAGATCACACTAAAAAGGAGTTAATACGGCGCATTTCCGAGACTCCTTTTACGTTGTTCATGCTCATTGAGATTACATAATTGAGATTACTTTGCTGaaatcaaaatgtcaacttAAAAACCCTCCTCAATAATTAAGTGCAGGGAAGAAAATACCTCAAAAAAGATTAAAGGAGAGCATTTTTGCAAAGCGCTGCACCCAATGAGGCGTTGAGTTTAGCCTTCAGAAGCctaaactgaaaatacagtgGTTTCTTCCACTTTGTTTGACTTGTTGTTCCCTGTATGCGAAACACATCCTACCTTCTTTATACCAGTGATTCGGACATGCTCTGCTAATTTGTCGCCTGTGTGTACACATTTGTCTACAtttatgcttgtgtgtgcacataacctgagaaaaatgtgtgaatgaaaGAATGTGAAAGGATGGAAGGGGAGTACGGAGGAGTTTGTACGGGGGAGACGCTTCTCTAGTTTTCTCTCAACTTCAACATAAAACCTGCGGGAGCAGAGGAGGGGGAACAAAAGAGAAGCACTTCTGGacttttttagtttgttgttgCTCCGAACAGTCTCTCCGCCTGTCTTCCGTCACTGAGAAAAGAAGTGATGACTGGCGGGAAGAGAGTAACTGAGTGGATGAGGGAGAACAGCCTAACAACATGAATCAACGTGTATCACAACACAGGAAAAAGGCTGTTTGGCCTAAGGTTAGCCTTGAGCAGCGCTGCGTACTCCAACTTGATAACCTAAGAACACATTACGATCCGTGTTCCATGTGAGCGCTGTAGGTGTTTGTGTACCGGCCAGCACAAGAAAGTCTAGCATTACCTAAAAAGCATGACAGTGTATGAAATACTAACACTGCTTCCAAGAAGTAAAAGATGCGgctgtttttaaaccaaaaagcTATCTGTTTGGGCTGGCTGTAACACCTAGTAGTGGTGGGACAATTACActctcctgtttctttgtacccttttctgattttactgtattATATGCTTCATTCTTTTTATTGCATGATGGGTTGTTTTGTTCTTGCTTCCTGATGTAAAGCCCTTTGGATGCCTGCTGGTAGCTGTAATGTGCTACAcgaatacattttgatttgatttgaagaagtaaacatttaaaaaatagtctcaaaatctcaaaataacatctttggaaaaacattaaaagtgtgttcaagaCAAcgtcatgttgaaaaaagtgtcagaCAGCGCGGCGACATCCTATAAAATGAATACTAAATAGTAAACAGAACCCTTTTTTATCTTAATGGTACATTCATGAGATTTAGATTCATGCAAAGCTTTGTTGCAGTGGAAATCGGATTtctgtatcattttttttggttgtagCTTGGAATTTAGGATGATGTATTGCAGTTGTATAGGCAAagatacacacgcacacacacacacacacacacacatacacacacacacatggagaagttctaaaaaagccaaattaatgtattttcctttattagacagacgaagatgtgtgaaagggggagtgacatgcagcaaaggggccgcAGGCCAGATTCAAACCCCCgaccgctgcgtcgaggagcaagcCGCTGCACATGGGCATCCACTCTACCCACTGAACTATCTGGGTGCCCcaaattaatgtattttaaccAAGAAATAAAGAGGGTGAAAATAATTCTCTTTCACTGCATGTGATGCTCTTACATGCCGGCTGGAAAATCCCATGCATTTTGACGGGAGCTTTTGTATCTAATAAGAGATCACAGACGAGACGTTTTGGAGGGACCCCAGTGTGCAAAGACAtgacagcaatgctacacactTCTAAAGACTGCTACAGGCTTCTTTCATGTAGAATTACCAGTCCTCACCACAGCAGGAGCCCTGAAAGAATTTGCACAAAGTCTGTAAAATGATCAGATCCTACAGCACAGTTTATGTGGTTCCACGGTGGACATCAAGGACACCTTCACATTACTGCACATCAATTATTAGTACACACAGTAAAATGAGCTAAAAGTTGGCCATGCATTCCTTCGGATGTCCAGTACAAAAGCAACTACTGTGTTGAATCTGCAATCAAAAACCCACTGATGGATCAAACTTTGCTGTAGTCTCAACACGGCCACATGATCACGCTTGCTTTGAGAGGGACAAAACtatttcataataatataataatcaataTTATTCATCAGCTGAAATACAGATTTCCATCTTTGTACAACATAATTTTAAAGATGTACATAATAGCACAAATCAATGGCAATCTATCTGCTTTAACGtccattataataataattttctgattgcgcgcacacacacacacacacacagacacacacactgctggacTGGTACAGTCTGATACTGATAATATGATGATGAATGATACTTTTTCTCCATAGAAAAAAGAGCaacattttgtaattcattATGGCAAAGGAATTTAGAATCCATTACTTAATTCAataaaggtcagaggtcaactGACGGTGAACTGAAAGAAGTAATCAGCTCATTTTGTGAATATACAAGCAGAATGAACGTGCtgtttcttcctttcctttaaGCTATCACAGCATTCAGACTGATAATTGATTATTGGAAAAGACATATTTCCTCTCTACAATATTACTATAAATGTTGAATTTCCCGCTGATGCACTGCTGAACAAACTCTATTCTGGTGAAAGGCCCCAGTAACACAGAGGGGGTCTCCAGCCATTCAACATTGCTTTTttagaataaaatgaaatacagtcGATCTGTTctctggattaaaaaaacactagcGTTGATGAAAGTTGCAACACCTCTTTGTTGTTTGTGATACATTTCtttcacacattacacatttttaaaatgtaaaccaaATCCCAGTTTGCGGACCAGGGGATTTAAAATTGGCATTTTTCTCTTTGTGATCGTTCCTGGTATATTCCCCATAACTGACTTCCACATCACGATCATtggttttattatatttcatgttaaataacagttacaCAAAACCTACAGATAACCTAACCCTGACTCATGAAATTATtgaaaacagacttttaaaaagtcattttccGTCAGGTTTTTCCTTAAGAAATTATCAAATTATTTGAGAAATGTTGGTtactataaaatattaaatttctCCCATTGCACTGCGACAAAGGTATTCTTAATTATTTGaaggttatttttttcatggcATGTATTTATTACTACTAGCCGCCCAGCTGGTATGTGAGCAGTGATCAGGCGTTGATATTAAAGAGATCAGCGGTGAGGAGCCCACAGTCTGCCTGCAGCTCGTACCACAGCTGTTCTTCATTATTCAATAATCAGTATGTTCATATTGAATCAGATCAGCGGTGAGGAGCCCACAGTCTGCCTGCAGCTCGTACCACGGCTGTTCTTCTGATGGATGAGGGACCCGGCTCACCTCTGTCCTGTCTTTGCGTTAGTCTAGTGGTCTACACTCCAGTTTTTCTACTGTTGCAGTTTTACACCAAACTGTGACTGTGATACCACTACAATATAGCAAATATGACCAAGTCAAAATAGGAAAGAAATATTAGGTTAACATAtatatagcattttaaaatattattaaattacactatatttaacacaaattgatctaaattaaatgcaaatattaAAGAAGTAAATAGTAATTTTCACAAATATTGACTCCCCTTTTACTTTAACACACCTAATTCATCACTGGTGCAGCCGATTGGTTAAAAGTTGCATACTCATTTGAATGGCGATCAAATGTTTGTTGTCAGTTTTACGTTACACACTCAGTGTCCTTGGCAACACTGCACCATAAAGATAAAGGAACGCTGTAGGCTCATCTGCAAGGACGGTACCCA contains:
- the si:dkey-19b23.10 gene encoding uncharacterized protein si:dkey-19b23.10 isoform X2, whose translation is MNKDSSYTQRTIMDDPSSTQSFPNLHHHRHRQAFHLTMPSLQSSKVGYPSSQASRDPLEQCGSRGEVSTNTFPTSSTLSGGRRGSSGGDRCFLNTSGSSLDGDANLGGHLDGESGLGSNFAETWYSGSRKEDVWEEGESCESGADNFYRKGDCYGNANDVFYTVNCGSEDVVRRKLRATYNNYAHVSCEAKGETVYNMEANVSHYAKQTTSYGRAAAGSFSDSSVDYSRVSENFLGREEDYGSSCGSGEDQLQPADVEAPWLTVSPSSQTGEGRWRGSADTHALDSGCLPQRSPIGIGSGTYTQKLDSFSEAFLSQRKRKFPVIPSGDSSGQIWEFGVGRGESPEFVNSRHSCAFDSDFYLPPSSSSSPAHPSIPSFPSPPTSSHIMSSVLSPPPTPLPPPSHSPSKMDCPSSFGGTGHSLSHGGDSLGTLQFFTSHFQSLPSTHSSGMLWKFPLLSHSFPQSSGDPSIIECNLRPSHGSDYGNITVSNVQSPEAAFLTSAPHPSSLHPSRALCPSNTPSLHPSFHLPSRPSHLSVQHYEAAEKFTPYIVTQKAKNEQANPNQSQLQQQASPIYTGTPFPSILHSSRGQRRGRYTPQPLLNPDRRGSGLYSSISSLSGRREEDECVVSPYVNVGHDFQAELPPCFVDGEGSRMWAPEEDSPREQLLWKPFENLEESTNIQDQVEKLLFMCSSSCVPGGGSNTELALHCLHHCQGNTMATLEMLLFSQPLPTGDYHYSGSECWTDGEKSLFSAALGTYGKDFSLIQNMVRTKTVGLCVEFYYLSKKLQDKQKKQKEEENRDGVMEQQHNSITPMCQPVDRQFGLVEAVPVPSLTSFFPCKLCGKMFYKIKSRNAHMKIHRQPQEDWTDKRLQHQLLTQRLALSRPTNLSSLLPPQAAALTFPSSGLAGMSSNNTNADNVLNSVTISNGITCSNASVLDPSAMVTYSNIAASNSHVITKTDGGDLNQREPTPVSPFHQSWGSFGHGPDPSIFYCNTEGKDNVGAGTVGGKEPINWQ
- the si:dkey-19b23.10 gene encoding uncharacterized protein si:dkey-19b23.10 isoform X1; the protein is MNKRGETYVKKKESAKDWDSSYTQRTIMDDPSSTQSFPNLHHHRHRQAFHLTMPSLQSSKVGYPSSQASRDPLEQCGSRGEVSTNTFPTSSTLSGGRRGSSGGDRCFLNTSGSSLDGDANLGGHLDGESGLGSNFAETWYSGSRKEDVWEEGESCESGADNFYRKGDCYGNANDVFYTVNCGSEDVVRRKLRATYNNYAHVSCEAKGETVYNMEANVSHYAKQTTSYGRAAAGSFSDSSVDYSRVSENFLGREEDYGSSCGSGEDQLQPADVEAPWLTVSPSSQTGEGRWRGSADTHALDSGCLPQRSPIGIGSGTYTQKLDSFSEAFLSQRKRKFPVIPSGDSSGQIWEFGVGRGESPEFVNSRHSCAFDSDFYLPPSSSSSPAHPSIPSFPSPPTSSHIMSSVLSPPPTPLPPPSHSPSKMDCPSSFGGTGHSLSHGGDSLGTLQFFTSHFQSLPSTHSSGMLWKFPLLSHSFPQSSGDPSIIECNLRPSHGSDYGNITVSNVQSPEAAFLTSAPHPSSLHPSRALCPSNTPSLHPSFHLPSRPSHLSVQHYEAAEKFTPYIVTQKAKNEQANPNQSQLQQQASPIYTGTPFPSILHSSRGQRRGRYTPQPLLNPDRRGSGLYSSISSLSGRREEDECVVSPYVNVGHDFQAELPPCFVDGEGSRMWAPEEDSPREQLLWKPFENLEESTNIQDQVEKLLFMCSSSCVPGGGSNTELALHCLHHCQGNTMATLEMLLFSQPLPTGDYHYSGSECWTDGEKSLFSAALGTYGKDFSLIQNMVRTKTVGLCVEFYYLSKKLQDKQKKQKEEENRDGVMEQQHNSITPMCQPVDRQFGLVEAVPVPSLTSFFPCKLCGKMFYKIKSRNAHMKIHRQPQEDWTDKRLQHQLLTQRLALSRPTNLSSLLPPQAAALTFPSSGLAGMSSNNTNADNVLNSVTISNGITCSNASVLDPSAMVTYSNIAASNSHVITKTDGGDLNQREPTPVSPFHQSWGSFGHGPDPSIFYCNTEGKDNVGAGTVGGKEPINWQ
- the si:dkey-19b23.10 gene encoding uncharacterized protein si:dkey-19b23.10 isoform X3; its protein translation is MDDPSSTQSFPNLHHHRHRQAFHLTMPSLQSSKVGYPSSQASRDPLEQCGSRGEVSTNTFPTSSTLSGGRRGSSGGDRCFLNTSGSSLDGDANLGGHLDGESGLGSNFAETWYSGSRKEDVWEEGESCESGADNFYRKGDCYGNANDVFYTVNCGSEDVVRRKLRATYNNYAHVSCEAKGETVYNMEANVSHYAKQTTSYGRAAAGSFSDSSVDYSRVSENFLGREEDYGSSCGSGEDQLQPADVEAPWLTVSPSSQTGEGRWRGSADTHALDSGCLPQRSPIGIGSGTYTQKLDSFSEAFLSQRKRKFPVIPSGDSSGQIWEFGVGRGESPEFVNSRHSCAFDSDFYLPPSSSSSPAHPSIPSFPSPPTSSHIMSSVLSPPPTPLPPPSHSPSKMDCPSSFGGTGHSLSHGGDSLGTLQFFTSHFQSLPSTHSSGMLWKFPLLSHSFPQSSGDPSIIECNLRPSHGSDYGNITVSNVQSPEAAFLTSAPHPSSLHPSRALCPSNTPSLHPSFHLPSRPSHLSVQHYEAAEKFTPYIVTQKAKNEQANPNQSQLQQQASPIYTGTPFPSILHSSRGQRRGRYTPQPLLNPDRRGSGLYSSISSLSGRREEDECVVSPYVNVGHDFQAELPPCFVDGEGSRMWAPEEDSPREQLLWKPFENLEESTNIQDQVEKLLFMCSSSCVPGGGSNTELALHCLHHCQGNTMATLEMLLFSQPLPTGDYHYSGSECWTDGEKSLFSAALGTYGKDFSLIQNMVRTKTVGLCVEFYYLSKKLQDKQKKQKEEENRDGVMEQQHNSITPMCQPVDRQFGLVEAVPVPSLTSFFPCKLCGKMFYKIKSRNAHMKIHRQPQEDWTDKRLQHQLLTQRLALSRPTNLSSLLPPQAAALTFPSSGLAGMSSNNTNADNVLNSVTISNGITCSNASVLDPSAMVTYSNIAASNSHVITKTDGGDLNQREPTPVSPFHQSWGSFGHGPDPSIFYCNTEGKDNVGAGTVGGKEPINWQ